The DNA segment GCGCTATCGACATCCAGCCCATTCAGCTTATGCCGAGTGATCGCCGAATTCATGATTGATGATGTGATTCGGATTGACTCGTGGGGCATGCATTGGCCTCGAGTGGATTCTCTTCCGCATCGGTGTCAGTACGGATCCCATGTTGATAGATAATCATACAATTTAGAAAAATGCGGCTCGCTGGCCAACGAGGAGAGCAAAGCCGCAAGGAGGAGACCTTTTGGCAACCAGCGGCACAAGTGCGGCCGCCGATTACCTTTTTTCGTAAATTCCGGTTAGCGTCCCGCCGCCTCAAGCGCACCCAGCGAAACTTCACTGGACTTGAATCCGATCGGATTGGTTTTCCATTTTGAGGTATCTACCAGGAATACCGTCGCATGATTGCGCAAGAAGTCTATGATGGCCCCTCCGGCGGTGCGAACATCCATGAAACCGTTATCCGCCTTGGCCTGGAAGGAGTGAAATTCCATGAACTTCCAGAATTCGCCCTTGTGGTTGTAAGCCTCGGCGTAGTAGATGCGCGGATACTTGACATCGGCAAACAGCACCTTCTTGCTGTACGGATGCTCGTTCGGCGGCGTGGCCTCAATGACATAAACCTCGCGCGGTTCGAAGCGATCGTTGTTCATGTTCCAGTATGGAGCTGCATTTTCCAGGACGGGATAGCGTTCTGCGTACGCCTTGCCGTTGGGATTCCACAGCTGTTGCTTGCTGTTCGCCACGGCCAGTACCCAACGTTTGCCCAGCATTTTGTAGCCGGTATACCAGGAAGGACGCGCATTGAAGATTTCCAGGTCGTCCTGCAACTGATCGGAACTGCCAACCGGATCCATCCAGGCCCCGCCAGAAAGCCGGCGAATTCGCCGCAGGGCCGGAATATAGACCCACGAGTCATTCACCTGAGCAGAGTCATACATTATGGTGAAGGTACCGACACCTTTCATGTCGGCGGGCGCCGTGAAGAACAGAATCTGCCGGCCCAACTCCTTGCCGTCGCCCTCGGTCGATTTGCTGCCGCTCAAGCGACCTTTGCTGGAGTAGCGGATGAATGAAGCCAGGGGCTCAGCGTGAATGCCTTTGTTGCCATCGATCGCCAATTGTGTCCAAACCGGCGCCGCCGCGACGTCGCCCTTCAACTGGCCGAGGTGCCAATTCCAGATCACTTTCTCCGCGACTTGCGGGTCGGCCATGCTGACATTCGGGAATGGCTCTCCGGCCTCCCATCCTTC comes from the Georgfuchsia toluolica genome and includes:
- a CDS encoding DUF1329 domain-containing protein; protein product: MTAKLKLFGICVALSIAGTGQVAWSAEVPEGTVISAANIDKLKSDTFEGHTIGSMLTEKMEWRIRNSGWKLPIYHSREIVLDPKWVKASQANVGRAKINPQTRQVEGWEAGEPFPNVSMADPQVAEKVIWNWHLGQLKGDVAAAPVWTQLAIDGNKGIHAEPLASFIRYSSKGRLSGSKSTEGDGKELGRQILFFTAPADMKGVGTFTIMYDSAQVNDSWVYIPALRRIRRLSGGAWMDPVGSSDQLQDDLEIFNARPSWYTGYKMLGKRWVLAVANSKQQLWNPNGKAYAERYPVLENAAPYWNMNNDRFEPREVYVIEATPPNEHPYSKKVLFADVKYPRIYYAEAYNHKGEFWKFMEFHSFQAKADNGFMDVRTAGGAIIDFLRNHATVFLVDTSKWKTNPIGFKSSEVSLGALEAAGR